CGACTTCCATGCGCGCCATGATCAAACGCCACTGCTTAGGGTTTAAATCGGGTGTGAAGAGTTTAAACAAGTCATTGCGGGCGAGTTCAAACCACGCGGGCAGCCGCGTGTTATTGATATGTCCTAGCGCGTCGGTGTCATAAAACGCGGGCTCAATGGTACGGGTGAACATGGAGTATCCTTATTGTTAGCAACAAAGTCCGTTCAGGATTAACCCAAGCAAGCGCTTGGTCAAGTGGAACGGCGCTGATACCACGCGGTTAACTGCATCCACCCCAGCAGCCAGAGCGTTGCCGCTGCGAATCCAGCCAATGTGCCCCACAAAAGCCCCAGCGAGCTATAAGTATAGGAAACGCATAGCGTGTAGCTTAGCAGTGAACCTAGCCCCATCGGGAAGTGCTTAATGACGGTGGCTACCGGTGCCATCCCATGGTTCAAATGTAGGATCAGCAGAAAGGGCAACATCGTGACAGGAAAAGCCGCTAGGGTGCCTGCCCAGGCGGGCGGTAGCCAATGCGCTAGCCGGGTTATTGTAAACACAATGACGGTTGCAAGGCAGGCGCGCGCGGCAAGCGCGGATAGCGAAAACGCACGGCTAGCGGGGCTTTTTACATCTGGGATCGCGCGAAACAGCGCACTAAATACGCCAATGGCGCACAGCGTGACTAGCGTGCCGCTGGTTCGCGTGAAATCAAACTGAGTGAGCAGGCTGCTGGCCGCGAACCATGCTATAAAGCCACCGGCCACGCCGCTCGCCATGCCTTTAATGCCGGGCTGACGTCCGCCTGCCACTAAGTAACCGGCGCCTAGCGCTATTGTTGCGGTAAAGCCCGCCAGCGTATGTATTGCGCTTTGGGTCGCAAACGCTGGGGAAATTTCTAAACCGATAAAAAACAGTGTCAAAGACGTTCCCAGCGGATAGCCGGCGAGCAGCCCGGCCGTGCGAGGGCTCGTACGCATCGCAATCGCACCCAGGCCCAATACCATACTGATTGAGAGGCCGAGTTTTGCTAGCTGCCAAGTGAGCGGAATTTCTAACATGCGGCGTTGCCCTTACGGTTATGGTATTGCTATTGTAATTTTAACTATTTGATTCGAAAGATATTGATGCTTAAGTGTCGTTATTTAGACTAAGCGCAGCCCTTGCTGGTCGCGCCACGCTGCCTCTAGTGCATGATGCAACGATGCTTTTAAATGCGTGGGGAGCGCCTCATGAGCGGCCTGAAGCGAGTCAAATGACCGGTTCCGAAGCCAGCAGTAAGCCCAGGCGCAGGCTTCGGCATCGCTATCTGGTGTCGGGCGAGCGGGCATTTGATTGAGCAAAAATACCGCCGTACGGGGTGCCCAAAGGGGGATGTCATCAGCGCTGGCCGTGCTCCATGAATCGAGCGTTGAGCCGCTAGGCGTAGTCTCAGGCTCGCCCAGCTTGGCTACCCGTGCCGTCTCGGCGAGAATCAGCGCCAAGCGGTCAGCATCCGCCTGGCCTAGTGCACGCCACTGGCGCAGAAGAGCGGGAAGCCCCGCGCGCATCTTGGTATAAAAGTCATCTTGCGGCATGCTCAGCACAACTCCTATTGAATGAGTGAGATTTTTTATGGCCTATGATTTTGCCACGCCTATTGACCGTCGCCATCCAGAAGGTGGCTGGGCATCACAGAAATGGCACCGTTACGGTGACGATATCTTACCTCTGTGGGTTGCCGATATGGACTTTTACTCGCCGCCAGCGGTCATTGATGCGCTGCAGGCGAGGGTGGCCCACGGTGTTTATGGCTATGGCGAGGTGCCGGCTACGTTAACAGAAACGCTGTGTCAGTGGAGTGTCCAGCACTATAACTGGCGCATTCAACCCGAATGGCAGCAGTGGTTGCCGGGCGTGGTGCCTGCACTGCATCTAGCAGCCTTAGCGCTGACTGAGCCTGGCGACGGCGTATTGACCGTTGCGCCTATCTACCCGCCGTTCTTGGCGGTGGCTGAGCGAACGGGGCGGCTTCCTCAGCAGGCTATGCTGGCTCAACCTTCAGCGCCGGGTGAGCCTTGGCAGCTCGATATCGCTGCCCTGGAGGCGGCGATTACGCCTAGAACACGCTTGTTGCTGTGGTGTCAGCCTCATAATCCTACCGGCCGTGTATGGCGGCATGAAGAGCTCGCAGCGCTGGCGGCGCTGGTAAAACGACACGACCTTTGGGTCGTGTCAGACGAGCTTCACTGTGACCTGCTATTAAACGAGGGAGCGCAGCATCGCCCGTTGGCCGCGGCATTTCCTGAGTTAGCGAAGCGCACCATTACGCTTTGGGCACCGTCTAAAACCTTTAATTTAGCCGGTTTAACTAGCGCCTGCGCGGTGATTCCCGATGCCACGCTGCGCAAGCGATTTGCCTCCGCAGCGAAAGGGCTACTTCCTGACGGCAATGTGCTCGGTCTGGTGGCGACTGAGGCCGCTTACCGTGATGGAGAGGCGTGGCGGCAGGAGTTGTTAAACGTATTGCGCGAGCATCGCGATACTCTACAAGCGCGCGTGGCGACTTGGCCGGGCGTTAATTGGCATGCGCCTGAGTCCACCTATTTAGCATGGCTGGATATGCGCGAGGCAGGGCTGGGTGAAGCGCCATATCAAGCGCTGCTGAACGAGGCGAGCGTGGCGCTCTCGGACGGAGCGGCCTTTGGTTGCCCCGGCTTTGTGCGGCTTAACTTTGGCACCACCGCTTCACAGTTGGAAGCAGCGTTGTCGCGTATGGACACGGTGCTGAAAAAGTGAGGCGTTAGATGCGAGGATTGATGCATCGCTAAGTGACGGAAAAGGGCGTGGGCTAACCGCCGCGCCCCTCATCCGAGAGAGCGCTCTACTAGCGCTGTTGCAACTCTGCACTCAGGCGATCATTCATGGCATACATATCATCACACAGCGCTTGAGAAGGCTGGTGGTTAGAGCCTGGCTGCATCATTTCAAGCTCGTCAGCGTGCTTATTGATTGTGCTATTAACATTCGCGTTCTGAAGAATTCTTTCCATTTCAGCCATTACATCGTCGTTTTGTGCGTCCGAGGACATTCTTTGCTCGGCAAACTGGGCCATCTGGATTTGGACTTCCTGATTGGCAGTCATTAAGGCTTCGGCTGAGCACTCTTGTGTTTGCGCGCTAGCAGCATGGCTGGCGAAGGCACCTAGGAGCACGAGTGTGGAGACAGTTTTTTTCACGAAACGATACATCCTATGATAATGAGCAAGCGCCCATGCTATAACAATTTTAGGTCGGTTGCTAAAGACATCTAAGAAGTTACCAGAACGTTATGCCCGTCTATTTACGCGGATTCGTTGGGCTTCGC
This DNA window, taken from Vreelandella profundi, encodes the following:
- a CDS encoding MalY/PatB family protein, with product MAYDFATPIDRRHPEGGWASQKWHRYGDDILPLWVADMDFYSPPAVIDALQARVAHGVYGYGEVPATLTETLCQWSVQHYNWRIQPEWQQWLPGVVPALHLAALALTEPGDGVLTVAPIYPPFLAVAERTGRLPQQAMLAQPSAPGEPWQLDIAALEAAITPRTRLLLWCQPHNPTGRVWRHEELAALAALVKRHDLWVVSDELHCDLLLNEGAQHRPLAAAFPELAKRTITLWAPSKTFNLAGLTSACAVIPDATLRKRFASAAKGLLPDGNVLGLVATEAAYRDGEAWRQELLNVLREHRDTLQARVATWPGVNWHAPESTYLAWLDMREAGLGEAPYQALLNEASVALSDGAAFGCPGFVRLNFGTTASQLEAALSRMDTVLKK